One Dreissena polymorpha isolate Duluth1 chromosome 9, UMN_Dpol_1.0, whole genome shotgun sequence genomic window carries:
- the LOC127845840 gene encoding uncharacterized protein LOC127845840 isoform X4, translating to MEDSKDTVIVIGCGKLKGPQFIELFKGVGPIKVADDGNTLARINLQRQEGIVTYQNSELAKKAIATLNGKNVEGGKIEVVSAEQHFRDQTHRNGKATAQAQTPHGGCGNTPLLVEEGKGGKEGRASLVSLGAKTVSPVSLGRTGGEGRGEKAGLDFLEGYLEGVVKGKREGIKPEEGETPSKAIMVREKGEKEGPACSAYSKGRTVSRASRVPMGGVVKEEREVVPGKKETRGFTFYVQSNL from the exons ATGGAAGATTCCAAGGACACAGTCATCGTGATTGGGTGCGGAAAACTGAAGGGCCCTCAGTTCATAGAGTTGTTTAAGGGGGTTGGACCAATAAAG GTTGCAGACGACGGCAACACACTGGCCAGGATAAACCTACAGCGTCAAGAGGGCATCGTGACCTATCAGAACTCCGAGCTTGCCAAAAAAGCCATTGCAACATTGAACG gaaAAAATGTGGAGGGCGGAAAGATCGAAGTCGTTTCGGCCGAGCAACACTTCCGTGATCAGACCCACCGAAATGGTAAG GCCACTGCACAGGCGCAAACACCGCATGGCGGATGTGGGAACACTCCACTACTAGTCGAGGAGGGGAAGGGGGGAAAGGAGGGTCGGGCTTCTTTGGTTTCTTTAGGGGCCAAGACGGTCAGCCCGGTGAGCCTGGGCCGAACGGGCGGGGAGGGGAGGGGGGAAAAGGCGGGGCTGGATTTTTTGGAGGGCTATTTGGAGGGGGTGGTCAAGGGGAAAAGGGAGGGGATCAAACCGGAGGAGGGGGAAACACCGAGCAAAGCGATAATGGTGCGGGAAAAGGGGGAAAAGGAGGGGCCGGCATGTTCGGCTTATTCAAAGGGCAGGACGGTCAGCCGGGCGAGCCGGGTCCCAATGGGAGGGGTGGTGAAGGAGGAAAGGGAGGTGGTTCCCGGTAAAAAAGAAACGAGAGGGTTTACATTTTATGTGCAGTCGAATCTATAA
- the LOC127845840 gene encoding uncharacterized protein LOC127845840 isoform X3 gives MYEVGHIPDCETIDMEDSKDTVIVIGCGKLKGPQFIELFKGVGPIKVADDGNTLARINLQRQEGIVTYQNSELAKKAIATLNGKNVEGGKIEVVSAEQHFRDQTHRNGKATAQAQTPHGGCGNTPLLVEEGKGGKEGRASLVSLGAKTVSPVSLGRTGGEGRGEKAGLDFLEGYLEGVVKGKREGIKPEEGETPSKAIMVREKGEKEGPACSAYSKGRTVSRASRVPMGGVVKEEREVVPGKKETRGFTFYVQSNL, from the exons ATGTACGAAGTAG GCCACATACCTGATTGCGAAACGATAGATATGGAAGATTCCAAGGACACAGTCATCGTGATTGGGTGCGGAAAACTGAAGGGCCCTCAGTTCATAGAGTTGTTTAAGGGGGTTGGACCAATAAAG GTTGCAGACGACGGCAACACACTGGCCAGGATAAACCTACAGCGTCAAGAGGGCATCGTGACCTATCAGAACTCCGAGCTTGCCAAAAAAGCCATTGCAACATTGAACG gaaAAAATGTGGAGGGCGGAAAGATCGAAGTCGTTTCGGCCGAGCAACACTTCCGTGATCAGACCCACCGAAATGGTAAG GCCACTGCACAGGCGCAAACACCGCATGGCGGATGTGGGAACACTCCACTACTAGTCGAGGAGGGGAAGGGGGGAAAGGAGGGTCGGGCTTCTTTGGTTTCTTTAGGGGCCAAGACGGTCAGCCCGGTGAGCCTGGGCCGAACGGGCGGGGAGGGGAGGGGGGAAAAGGCGGGGCTGGATTTTTTGGAGGGCTATTTGGAGGGGGTGGTCAAGGGGAAAAGGGAGGGGATCAAACCGGAGGAGGGGGAAACACCGAGCAAAGCGATAATGGTGCGGGAAAAGGGGGAAAAGGAGGGGCCGGCATGTTCGGCTTATTCAAAGGGCAGGACGGTCAGCCGGGCGAGCCGGGTCCCAATGGGAGGGGTGGTGAAGGAGGAAAGGGAGGTGGTTCCCGGTAAAAAAGAAACGAGAGGGTTTACATTTTATGTGCAGTCGAATCTATAA
- the LOC127845840 gene encoding uncharacterized protein LOC127845840 isoform X1, translating into MFKHFIIVCILVFVWRFYRTSDYSSHIPDCETIDMEDSKDTVIVIGCGKLKGPQFIELFKGVGPIKVADDGNTLARINLQRQEGIVTYQNSELAKKAIATLNGKNVEGGKIEVVSAEQHFRDQTHRNGKATAQAQTPHGGCGNTPLLVEEGKGGKEGRASLVSLGAKTVSPVSLGRTGGEGRGEKAGLDFLEGYLEGVVKGKREGIKPEEGETPSKAIMVREKGEKEGPACSAYSKGRTVSRASRVPMGGVVKEEREVVPGKKETRGFTFYVQSNL; encoded by the exons ATGTTTAagcattttattattgtatgtattttgGTATTTGTTTGGAGGTTCTATCGGACATCGGATTATTCAA GCCACATACCTGATTGCGAAACGATAGATATGGAAGATTCCAAGGACACAGTCATCGTGATTGGGTGCGGAAAACTGAAGGGCCCTCAGTTCATAGAGTTGTTTAAGGGGGTTGGACCAATAAAG GTTGCAGACGACGGCAACACACTGGCCAGGATAAACCTACAGCGTCAAGAGGGCATCGTGACCTATCAGAACTCCGAGCTTGCCAAAAAAGCCATTGCAACATTGAACG gaaAAAATGTGGAGGGCGGAAAGATCGAAGTCGTTTCGGCCGAGCAACACTTCCGTGATCAGACCCACCGAAATGGTAAG GCCACTGCACAGGCGCAAACACCGCATGGCGGATGTGGGAACACTCCACTACTAGTCGAGGAGGGGAAGGGGGGAAAGGAGGGTCGGGCTTCTTTGGTTTCTTTAGGGGCCAAGACGGTCAGCCCGGTGAGCCTGGGCCGAACGGGCGGGGAGGGGAGGGGGGAAAAGGCGGGGCTGGATTTTTTGGAGGGCTATTTGGAGGGGGTGGTCAAGGGGAAAAGGGAGGGGATCAAACCGGAGGAGGGGGAAACACCGAGCAAAGCGATAATGGTGCGGGAAAAGGGGGAAAAGGAGGGGCCGGCATGTTCGGCTTATTCAAAGGGCAGGACGGTCAGCCGGGCGAGCCGGGTCCCAATGGGAGGGGTGGTGAAGGAGGAAAGGGAGGTGGTTCCCGGTAAAAAAGAAACGAGAGGGTTTACATTTTATGTGCAGTCGAATCTATAA
- the LOC127845840 gene encoding PE-PGRS family protein PE_PGRS5-like isoform X2 — protein MFKHFIIVCILVFVWRFYRTSDYSSHIPDCETIDMEDSKDTVIVIGCGKLKGPQFIELFKGVGPIKVADDGNTLARINLQRQEGIVTYQNSELAKKAIATLNGKNVEGGKIEVVSAEQHFRDQTHRNGHCTGANTAWRMWEHSTTSRGGEGGKGGSGFFGFFRGQDGQPGEPGPNGRGGEGGKGGAGFFGGLFGGGGQGEKGGDQTGGGGNTEQSDNGAGKGGKGGAGMFGLFKGQDGQPGEPGPNGRGGEGGKGGGSR, from the exons ATGTTTAagcattttattattgtatgtattttgGTATTTGTTTGGAGGTTCTATCGGACATCGGATTATTCAA GCCACATACCTGATTGCGAAACGATAGATATGGAAGATTCCAAGGACACAGTCATCGTGATTGGGTGCGGAAAACTGAAGGGCCCTCAGTTCATAGAGTTGTTTAAGGGGGTTGGACCAATAAAG GTTGCAGACGACGGCAACACACTGGCCAGGATAAACCTACAGCGTCAAGAGGGCATCGTGACCTATCAGAACTCCGAGCTTGCCAAAAAAGCCATTGCAACATTGAACG gaaAAAATGTGGAGGGCGGAAAGATCGAAGTCGTTTCGGCCGAGCAACACTTCCGTGATCAGACCCACCGAAATG GCCACTGCACAGGCGCAAACACCGCATGGCGGATGTGGGAACACTCCACTACTAGTCGAGGAGGGGAAGGGGGGAAAGGAGGGTCGGGCTTCTTTGGTTTCTTTAGGGGCCAAGACGGTCAGCCCGGTGAGCCTGGGCCGAACGGGCGGGGAGGGGAGGGGGGAAAAGGCGGGGCTGGATTTTTTGGAGGGCTATTTGGAGGGGGTGGTCAAGGGGAAAAGGGAGGGGATCAAACCGGAGGAGGGGGAAACACCGAGCAAAGCGATAATGGTGCGGGAAAAGGGGGAAAAGGAGGGGCCGGCATGTTCGGCTTATTCAAAGGGCAGGACGGTCAGCCGGGCGAGCCGGGTCCCAATGGGAGGGGTGGTGAAGGAGGAAAGGGAGGTGGTTCCCGGTAA